A part of Paenibacillus donghaensis genomic DNA contains:
- the murQ gene encoding N-acetylmuramic acid 6-phosphate etherase — protein MLENLTTETRNQSTLNLDQMPILSVLKLMQEEDATLSSAIQAKLPQIERVVAVVIESFKQGGRLIYIGAGTSGRLGILDAVECVPTFGTEPEMVQGIIAGGETAIRMAVEGAEDSPQLGREDIRQLKVNSRDTVIGVAASGRTPYVIGALQEAAELGARTASLACNEDSEIARYAEHAIEIVTGAEILTGSTRLKAGTAQKMVMNMISTVAMIGIGKVYSNLMVDVKPTNEKLVQRAKAMISEITGCDEETAASYYELSKHQVKVAVVMLLMDLGYEEAQLKLMESDGFIRRAIQDGKGR, from the coding sequence GTGCTGGAGAACCTGACAACGGAGACAAGAAATCAAAGTACGCTTAATCTGGATCAAATGCCAATCCTATCGGTGCTGAAGCTGATGCAGGAGGAGGATGCAACCCTATCTTCCGCCATCCAGGCGAAGCTGCCGCAGATTGAACGGGTCGTGGCTGTTGTAATTGAAAGCTTCAAGCAGGGAGGGCGACTGATCTATATCGGTGCCGGCACCAGCGGGCGGCTGGGCATCCTCGACGCCGTGGAATGTGTGCCGACCTTCGGGACAGAGCCTGAGATGGTGCAGGGAATCATCGCCGGAGGCGAAACAGCCATCCGGATGGCAGTCGAAGGTGCCGAGGATTCACCGCAGCTGGGGCGGGAAGATATCCGGCAACTGAAAGTAAACAGCCGCGATACCGTAATCGGTGTTGCAGCCAGCGGTCGCACGCCCTATGTCATCGGCGCGCTCCAGGAGGCGGCAGAATTGGGAGCGCGTACAGCCAGTCTGGCCTGCAACGAGGATTCGGAGATCGCCCGGTATGCCGAGCATGCCATCGAAATTGTAACGGGTGCGGAGATCCTTACCGGGTCGACCCGGCTGAAGGCCGGAACCGCGCAGAAGATGGTGATGAATATGATCTCGACGGTTGCTATGATTGGAATCGGCAAAGTCTACAGCAATCTGATGGTCGACGTGAAGCCTACCAATGAGAAGCTGGTACAGCGGGCCAAGGCGATGATCTCCGAGATTACCGGCTGTGATGAAGAGACGGCGGCCAGCTACTATGAGCTGAGCAAACATCAGGTCAAGGTTGCAGTTGTGATGCTGCTGATGGATCTGGGGTATGAGGAAGCACAGCTTAAGCTGATGGAATCGGACGGTTTCATCCGCCGGGCCATCCAAGACGGAAAGGGGAGATAA
- a CDS encoding PTS transporter subunit EIIC, which yields MGKEQDLARGILEHVGGIENVERITHCMTRVRMTMRDDQIIQLDDLKKVPGVLGVVEDSTLQVIVGPGIVNKVAAEIAAISGVTLGEIIPLNADPQLGEGALSNKDEVSRIAAENKAAYKKRNNTPIKNFFKTIANIFIPLVPAFVSAGLLAGITSVIGNMMTAEIISGDGWVQFNMILNVIKSGLFSYMAIFVGINAAREFGASPSLGGLIGGATLLTGVKPELPITNLFTGEPLIAGQGGIIGVVLAVWILALIEKRLHRIIPNSIDLIVTSFLSVVSTGIITIFLIMPFAGFVAENLLILVNWILEVGGAFSGFILGGIWLVMVMLGLHHIMTPIHIELITSTGMTALLPILAMAGAGQVGAALALWVRCRRNKPLINIIKGALPVGMLGIGEPLIYGVTLPLGRPFVTACVGGAFGGAVIGFFGNVGAIAIGASGLEMLLLIADGKWWIYLLGLVTAYIFGFICTYFFGVPKEAREPKEA from the coding sequence ATGGGGAAAGAGCAGGATCTGGCACGGGGTATTCTGGAGCATGTAGGCGGTATTGAGAATGTGGAGCGGATTACCCACTGTATGACACGGGTACGCATGACGATGCGGGATGACCAGATCATCCAGCTGGATGATCTGAAGAAGGTGCCCGGTGTTCTTGGCGTGGTTGAAGATTCCACCTTGCAGGTAATTGTGGGTCCGGGAATTGTAAACAAGGTTGCAGCAGAGATTGCAGCCATCAGCGGTGTTACGCTGGGTGAGATTATTCCGCTGAATGCCGATCCACAGTTGGGCGAGGGCGCATTGTCTAATAAGGACGAGGTCTCCCGGATCGCAGCGGAGAATAAAGCGGCCTATAAGAAACGCAATAACACTCCGATCAAGAATTTCTTCAAGACGATTGCCAATATCTTCATTCCGCTCGTTCCCGCTTTTGTTTCCGCCGGTCTGCTGGCAGGCATCACCTCCGTCATCGGCAATATGATGACCGCCGAAATCATCAGCGGCGACGGCTGGGTCCAGTTCAATATGATTCTGAATGTTATCAAAAGCGGTCTGTTCTCCTACATGGCCATCTTCGTAGGCATAAATGCCGCCCGTGAATTCGGGGCCAGTCCCTCATTGGGTGGTCTTATCGGGGGCGCGACACTGCTTACTGGTGTGAAGCCGGAGCTGCCGATCACCAATCTGTTTACCGGGGAGCCGCTGATTGCCGGACAAGGCGGAATTATCGGAGTGGTGCTGGCCGTCTGGATTCTGGCGCTGATTGAGAAGCGGCTGCATCGAATCATTCCCAACTCGATTGATTTAATCGTGACCTCTTTCCTTAGTGTCGTTAGTACAGGTATTATTACCATCTTCCTTATTATGCCTTTCGCCGGCTTCGTGGCTGAGAACCTGCTGATTCTGGTCAACTGGATTCTGGAGGTTGGAGGCGCTTTCTCTGGCTTCATCCTTGGCGGCATCTGGCTGGTTATGGTTATGCTGGGGCTGCATCATATCATGACGCCGATTCATATTGAGTTGATCACCAGTACGGGTATGACAGCGTTGCTGCCGATCCTCGCCATGGCAGGAGCCGGTCAGGTCGGTGCGGCGCTGGCACTATGGGTACGCTGCAGACGCAACAAGCCGCTGATCAATATCATCAAAGGTGCGCTGCCGGTCGGAATGCTAGGCATCGGAGAGCCGCTTATTTACGGGGTGACGCTTCCGCTGGGACGTCCTTTTGTAACCGCCTGTGTGGGCGGTGCCTTCGGCGGCGCGGTGATCGGTTTCTTCGGCAATGTGGGAGCTATCGCAATCGGCGCGTCAGGCCTGGAGATGCTGCTGCTGATCGCCGACGGCAAATGGTGGATCTATCTGCTGGGTCTGGTGACAGCCTATATCTTCGGATTTATCTGCACCTACTTCTTCGGCGTGCCGAAGGAAGCCCGCGAACCTAAAGAAGCTTAA
- a CDS encoding DUF871 domain-containing protein encodes MDGVLVSLTEQSVDKTVEYLKVMRSAGFRAIFTSLQMPEEDPSRLLAPLILIGRFAAEHNMLLMADVSPRTFASFSLAQLKEAGVTGLRIDYGMENAEIAELSQSWQISFNASTINEEFLHDLRALGANFDSLEAWHNYYPRPETGLGWDGFVAKNEWLQSQGLKVAAFIPGDGILRGPLHEGLPTLEQHRGVSSFAAYLELKQQGFTDRVLIGDLSVSDWTLQQFRAWKEGTVLLRVREQRAAQVWEQIHHNRPDIARDVIRSEEARRQSTGSIEPENCVERKAGALTLDNNLYKRYTGEFQIVLKPLPADERVNVIGYVEEADLLLLPFLQQSGHPFRFLASPPGNE; translated from the coding sequence TTGGATGGTGTACTGGTATCGTTAACAGAGCAAAGTGTGGACAAAACAGTGGAGTACCTGAAGGTTATGCGCAGCGCCGGGTTTCGAGCTATCTTCACCTCACTGCAAATGCCGGAGGAGGACCCGTCCCGCCTGCTGGCGCCGCTGATCTTGATTGGCCGCTTCGCAGCCGAGCATAATATGCTGCTGATGGCCGATGTATCCCCGCGGACCTTCGCCAGCTTCTCGCTGGCCCAACTGAAGGAAGCCGGAGTAACCGGACTTCGCATCGACTATGGCATGGAGAATGCGGAGATTGCCGAATTGTCGCAGTCCTGGCAGATCTCGTTCAACGCCAGCACCATTAATGAAGAGTTTCTCCATGATCTGCGTGCGCTGGGGGCCAATTTCGATTCGCTGGAAGCGTGGCATAATTATTATCCGCGTCCGGAGACCGGACTCGGCTGGGACGGTTTCGTCGCCAAGAATGAATGGCTGCAATCCCAGGGCCTGAAGGTGGCGGCCTTTATTCCGGGAGACGGCATCCTGCGCGGCCCGCTCCATGAAGGGCTGCCAACGCTGGAGCAGCACCGCGGCGTCTCTTCGTTCGCCGCCTATCTGGAGCTGAAGCAGCAGGGATTTACGGATCGGGTTCTGATCGGAGACCTCTCCGTTTCAGACTGGACCCTCCAGCAGTTCCGTGCCTGGAAGGAAGGGACCGTGTTGCTGCGTGTAAGGGAGCAGCGGGCGGCTCAGGTGTGGGAGCAGATTCATCACAATCGCCCGGATATAGCGCGTGATGTGATCCGCTCCGAAGAAGCGCGCAGACAGAGCACGGGCAGCATTGAACCCGAGAATTGTGTGGAACGCAAGGCGGGGGCGCTGACCCTGGATAATAACCTGTATAAGCGTTACACAGGCGAATTCCAGATCGTGCTGAAGCCGCTGCCTGCCGACGAACGGGTGAATGTGATCGGCTATGTGGAGGAAGCAGACCTGCTTCTGCTGCCGTTCCTGCAGCAATCCGGCCATCCCTTCCGCTTCCTTGCCAGTCCGCCCGGAAACGAATAA
- a CDS encoding MurR/RpiR family transcriptional regulator — protein MGNDQILSRIETMLPKLTLSEQKVAEFVLGSPDRVVSMSVQEMAAHSLSSSASVVRFCRSIGLKGFPELKVTLSADLAQEQKSGYYDLHKNENTAELVDKMLSNAMQSLRDTVGQLDVGQIEEIARCLHKAPAIFAYGIGASSLVAEDISQKWLRMGKNAYAFLDTHVLTMSMAAAPPGSVFIGISYSAQTREVLQLTKFARQSGLTTISFTGFGRSELSELSDYNLFTALAPEAKVRSTATASKHSQFFIIDTLYYIYASMNIDSSIDHIAKTRKAIEELKRIESEH, from the coding sequence GTGGGGAATGACCAGATTTTGTCCAGGATCGAAACCATGCTGCCCAAGCTGACGTTGTCCGAGCAGAAAGTGGCCGAGTTCGTACTGGGTTCGCCGGACCGGGTTGTATCCATGTCCGTTCAGGAGATGGCGGCGCATTCACTGTCAAGCAGTGCGTCTGTGGTGCGCTTCTGCCGCTCCATCGGACTTAAGGGATTCCCGGAGCTGAAGGTAACGTTGTCAGCAGACCTTGCCCAGGAGCAGAAATCAGGTTATTACGATCTGCACAAAAATGAGAATACGGCCGAGCTGGTCGATAAAATGCTGTCGAACGCCATGCAGTCGCTGAGAGATACGGTGGGTCAGCTGGATGTCGGCCAGATTGAAGAGATTGCGCGTTGCCTGCATAAGGCTCCTGCTATTTTTGCCTACGGGATCGGGGCTTCCTCGCTGGTGGCCGAGGATATCTCGCAGAAGTGGCTGCGGATGGGCAAGAATGCTTATGCCTTCCTGGACACGCATGTCCTGACCATGAGTATGGCGGCAGCGCCTCCAGGCAGCGTGTTTATCGGCATTTCGTACAGCGCGCAGACGCGCGAGGTGCTGCAATTGACCAAGTTTGCGAGGCAAAGCGGACTGACGACGATCAGCTTCACCGGGTTCGGCCGCAGCGAGCTGTCCGAGCTGAGCGACTACAATCTGTTCACGGCGCTTGCGCCCGAAGCCAAGGTGCGCAGCACGGCGACGGCTTCGAAGCACAGCCAGTTTTTTATTATCGATACGCTGTATTATATTTATGCTTCCATGAATATTGACTCTTCCATCGATCATATTGCCAAGACGCGCAAGGCGATTGAGGAGCTGAAACGGATCGAGTCGGAGCATTAG
- a CDS encoding PTS sugar transporter subunit IIA, with protein sequence MFGFKKKLTASDVLDIPSPVKGKIIPLIEVPDPAFSGGAMGPGIAVEPDEGRVTAPFDGVVAHLMERSKHAVLLEHASGVQILIHVGTNTVSLKGEGFTAHVQTGDRVRQGQLLLEFDMAAITQAGYSVVTPMIVPGGQDNVKEAIPLLSGDGPEGQAVIRVTLT encoded by the coding sequence ATGTTTGGATTCAAAAAGAAACTGACAGCCAGTGACGTCCTGGACATCCCGTCACCGGTGAAGGGGAAGATTATACCGCTCATCGAGGTTCCGGACCCGGCCTTCTCCGGCGGTGCTATGGGCCCGGGAATCGCGGTGGAGCCGGATGAAGGGCGGGTCACTGCCCCTTTTGACGGAGTTGTGGCCCATCTGATGGAGCGGAGCAAACATGCGGTGCTGCTGGAGCATGCGTCCGGTGTGCAGATTCTGATTCATGTCGGCACGAACACCGTGTCGCTGAAAGGGGAGGGCTTCACGGCCCATGTCCAGACTGGCGACCGGGTGAGGCAAGGACAGCTGCTGCTGGAATTCGACATGGCGGCCATTACGCAAGCGGGTTATTCGGTGGTGACGCCGATGATCGTCCCGGGCGGACAGGATAATGTTAAAGAAGCTATTCCGCTGCTCAGCGGAGACGGCCCGGAAGGCCAAGCGGTAATTCGTGTGACGCTGACATAG
- the pheT gene encoding phenylalanine--tRNA ligase subunit beta: MKVSTGWLADYISLDGVTAEELADKITAAGIEIDGVERRNKGISGIVTGYVKSKEKHPDADKLNVCIVDVGQGEDLQIVCGAKNVDAGQKVPVAMVGAKLPGLDIKKAKLRGVLSQGMICSAKELGLNDKLLPKELQEGILVLPEATEIGQDITQVLGLNDEVLEFDLTPNRSDCLSMIGAAYEVSAILGRDVKLPDPQEDIVEVSGADSAAAHISVKIEDEAHCAHYTARYISGVKLGAAPLWMQNRLMAAGVRPINNIVDITNYVMLEFGQPLHAFDADRVEGGVLGVRLAHKGEVLTTLDGQERKLEPQMLVIADAEKAVALAGVMGGLATEVTSDTVNILLESARFDGGTVRKTSRQLGLRSEASLRFEKEVDPHAVIPALNRAAALIAHYASGTVHEGIMEAASGNVEEKLITLSLEKLNRYLGTQLSLLEVKTLFTRLHFKYGDAGEGLLEVQVPARRGDISYDVDLIEEIARLYGYDNIPTTLIEGPTTPGSLTWPQRIRRQLRRLLAHGGYQEVLGYSFIQPAQSGLFPAFAGEGRTVKLAMPMSEERSVLRTSLLPQLLDIATYNTNRRQSDLALFEIGNVFYSDEEALTRQPRELPVLSLLLSGSLTAKQWNVPVQPVDFFDLKGALETVFAHLGLEGRIVYEGDSPEGFHPGRSASLYLTGEQGRIKLGSMGQIHPELQRQYDLVDTYAAEIALQPLYEAAGSRLQHKELARFPGMERDIAVVVDSAVPAGELLSSIREHGGSLLQSVQIFDVYTGGKLEGGKKSIAISLLYRHSDHTLTDEEVSEVHGQVLTALQQTFGAELRK, from the coding sequence ATGAAAGTATCAACCGGATGGTTGGCTGATTATATATCGCTGGACGGAGTTACCGCTGAGGAGCTGGCAGACAAAATCACCGCGGCCGGCATTGAGATTGACGGTGTGGAGCGCCGCAATAAGGGGATCTCCGGGATTGTCACCGGCTATGTGAAGAGCAAGGAGAAACACCCGGACGCAGACAAGCTGAACGTCTGTATCGTTGACGTCGGTCAGGGCGAGGACCTGCAGATTGTCTGCGGGGCCAAGAATGTGGATGCAGGCCAGAAGGTTCCTGTAGCCATGGTGGGCGCCAAGCTGCCGGGCCTGGATATCAAGAAGGCCAAGCTGCGCGGCGTATTGTCCCAGGGTATGATCTGCTCCGCCAAGGAGCTGGGCCTGAACGACAAGCTGCTGCCCAAAGAGCTGCAGGAAGGTATTCTGGTGCTGCCAGAAGCGACCGAAATCGGCCAGGACATCACCCAGGTGCTGGGCCTGAACGACGAGGTGCTGGAGTTTGACCTTACGCCCAACCGCTCGGATTGCCTGAGCATGATTGGTGCTGCTTATGAGGTTAGCGCCATTCTGGGCCGTGACGTCAAGCTGCCTGATCCGCAGGAGGATATCGTGGAAGTAAGCGGGGCGGATTCCGCCGCAGCGCATATCTCCGTGAAGATTGAGGATGAGGCCCATTGCGCCCACTATACAGCGCGTTATATTTCCGGTGTGAAGCTTGGCGCAGCCCCATTGTGGATGCAGAACCGGCTGATGGCCGCCGGAGTGCGCCCGATCAACAATATCGTCGATATCACCAATTATGTCATGCTGGAGTTCGGCCAGCCGCTGCATGCCTTTGACGCAGACCGCGTGGAAGGTGGCGTGCTGGGCGTAAGGCTGGCGCATAAAGGCGAAGTTCTGACTACGCTGGACGGCCAGGAGCGCAAGCTGGAGCCGCAGATGCTGGTGATCGCGGACGCTGAGAAGGCTGTAGCCTTGGCGGGTGTCATGGGCGGGCTTGCTACAGAGGTTACGTCAGATACCGTGAACATCCTGCTGGAATCGGCCCGCTTCGACGGGGGAACGGTCCGCAAAACCTCGCGCCAGCTCGGCCTGCGTTCCGAAGCCTCGCTGCGCTTCGAGAAGGAGGTTGACCCGCATGCCGTTATTCCGGCATTGAACCGGGCGGCGGCGCTGATTGCGCATTATGCCAGCGGAACGGTGCATGAAGGAATTATGGAAGCGGCCAGCGGCAATGTGGAAGAGAAGCTTATCACCCTCTCGCTGGAGAAGCTGAACCGCTACCTCGGCACCCAGCTGTCATTGCTGGAGGTGAAGACGTTGTTCACCCGGCTGCATTTCAAATATGGCGATGCTGGCGAAGGACTGCTGGAAGTGCAGGTACCTGCACGGCGCGGCGATATCAGCTATGATGTGGACCTGATTGAGGAGATTGCCCGTCTCTATGGATATGACAATATCCCTACGACGCTGATTGAAGGACCGACCACGCCGGGTTCTCTCACCTGGCCGCAGCGGATACGCCGCCAGCTGCGCAGATTGCTTGCGCATGGCGGATATCAGGAAGTCTTGGGATACTCTTTCATACAGCCTGCGCAGAGCGGCTTGTTCCCTGCCTTCGCCGGAGAAGGCCGCACGGTCAAGCTGGCTATGCCGATGAGCGAGGAGCGCAGTGTGTTGCGCACCAGCCTGCTTCCGCAGCTGCTGGATATCGCCACGTACAATACGAACCGCCGGCAGAGCGATCTGGCCTTGTTCGAAATCGGCAATGTGTTCTATTCCGATGAAGAAGCCTTGACCCGCCAGCCGCGTGAGCTGCCGGTGCTGAGTCTGCTGCTCAGCGGCAGTCTGACCGCTAAGCAATGGAATGTCCCGGTCCAGCCGGTCGATTTCTTTGACCTGAAGGGTGCGCTGGAGACGGTTTTTGCCCATCTGGGGCTGGAAGGCCGGATCGTATATGAAGGGGACAGTCCGGAAGGCTTCCATCCGGGACGTTCTGCCTCTCTGTACCTGACGGGAGAGCAAGGGCGCATCAAGCTGGGTTCGATGGGACAGATTCATCCGGAGCTGCAGCGCCAGTATGATCTAGTGGACACCTACGCGGCCGAGATTGCCCTACAGCCGCTCTATGAGGCGGCAGGCAGCCGTTTGCAGCACAAGGAGCTGGCACGGTTCCCGGGTATGGAGCGCGATATCGCCGTGGTGGTAGATTCAGCTGTACCGGCGGGTGAGCTGCTGTCCAGCATTCGTGAGCACGGCGGCAGTCTGCTGCAATCGGTGCAGATCTTCGATGTCTACACCGGCGGCAAGCTGGAGGGCGGGAAGAAGAGCATCGCTATCTCATTGCTCTATCGCCACAGTGACCATACCTTGACTGACGAGGAGGTTTCCGAGGTGCATGGTCAGGTATTGACGGCACTTCAGCAAACTTTTGGAGCAGAATTAAGAAAGTAG